From the genome of Rattus rattus isolate New Zealand chromosome 6, Rrattus_CSIRO_v1, whole genome shotgun sequence:
CCAGAATTCATGGCAAGCGGGGTTGTAGGGATCCCGCCTCCCGCTGCGCTTGGCTTCCACAACCTCCTAGGCCCCCAGCACTCAGCTTCCGACCTGGGCCCCCTGCCTCGGACCCGCCCCCTAGAGCTGGGTTGAAGCCCCATGTCCCCTCCTTCTGCATCCCCACCTCCTTCCAAGGGCCGCAGTGAAATGTGGAGCCCATAGGCGTACCGGCAACCTTATTTCTTCTACAGAGAGAAGCCGATGGCTTCTGACTTTGAGGTTTATATAGCTCTGTGCACATTCAAACTGGGTGCACTTCCCCAGATTGCATACTGCTTTGGTCCCTACACATGCTCTGGGTCATAAACTCCTGGGCAATAAAATTGCTTTCTCTGGCCTCAAGGGCTGGGGATTTGCAGAGTTCTGAGAAGAAACAGGATCAGGGCAGATTGTGTCAGGGACTAAATATCCTATCTTTGCCttatcttccccaccccaccctggggaAAGGTCTTAAAGGGAAGATGGTGACTGGAAATGGTTGGTGTAGTGTGGGGATCCAGGATTAGAATACCTGTCATAAAACGATACCGTAAGGAATGGGGCAGGCGAGCGAGGACAGGTCTCCACAGAGCACCTGCCCTTCTTACTGGCTCACCGCAGGTCTGactttatcattttattaagCCCTCGTAGTTCAGGTATGATTTCCCTGTAGGATCACTCTCCAAGAAGACTAATTGAAGGCTTGGCCTTTCATTGCTTTTTGTAttctctgtcctcttcttctCCACATTTATCCACATCTGGGTTAGCGCTCCATGATCATCTTGAGATGAAATAAGGCAGCTCTGGCTTAACAAAGTGAGAGCTAGGCTCtcactcagtagcccaggctCTGCTCAAACTCAAAGTAATCTTCTTGGCTCAGCTGTCTGCGGAGTGAGCCATTGTGCAGGCTGTACTCAATCTATGCTTGTTTTGTTGATAGTACAGTGAAAGGCCAAAGCAGTCTCTCCTGGCTTATTCCCAATGTCACCtttcctgtggcctctgcatctcCCACTAGTATGCAGGGTCCACTTGTCTACTCTTTGGGGCAAGTGTAACTTAGAGTTTGGGTGCTCCAAAAAGGTCTTAGGAGACCCTGGGAACCTGGGCCAAAGGCCCCTTGACAAGAGGACACGCCCCTTAATAGTAGGAGTGTTTTCCCATAAAGGGTTCCCTCTGGTGATTCTCCTGGAGCCTGGGGGATGCTCTTGAAGCTCCGTGAGCCACTGCAGGGTCAGAGAGCAGAGCCAGGCCTGGATGAAAAGCTGAGCTGCCTCAGGACCTTGTTGATTAGTTATTAATGGAGGGGTAAGGGAGGGCACTAGAGAGCTTCTCCTTCAAGACTCAGCCCTCAGACCAGCCCTTGTGGTTTCACTTAATATGCAATTAAAGCAGATCCCAGGAGGCACAAAGAACTGCTCTACTGCATCCCAGTACTGTCACCCAACAGATACTGCAACCTCTCCCCATGTATCCATTACATGGCTGTGGCTTTTATGTCctttttacctctgctctcaattACTCCTGTGTGAGAGGAGTGTGGGGCTCTCCTGAGGGGctttgccttccttcccttccacctcTCCTGCCTACCTCTTCCCTTCAGCACATGGGCTCCGGTAAGTGCTGGGATGGTCTTCGGACACAAGTTTGGGGGGAGACAGATGTAGAGAAGGTAAAGGGAAGATGCCCTAACACCAGAGACTGACCAAGGACATACCAATGCCCAGGGATTAGTCCAGACTATCTCGGGGCCACTGAGGGGGCCTTCTCCTGGCTAAGCATTTGGAACATGAGCTGGGGAGAAACCGGATCCACAGAGGGGGACCAGAGGAGTGTGAGTGATTAATGAGGGATGTTAAGAGattaaatgtgggttctgggcttGAGGGGGAGCACTCAGCTGTCTCATAGCTTTCCCTGCAGCAATTGGGGAGTGCAGAAGCTTCCTGGTGACCAGTTGTTTTGCACCCAAAAATTCAGCATTCTACAGGTCTGTAGCTCTGCTCACGTTCTAGTAAAGTCCTTTGTCACGGGTGGCACGGGAGAGACAGAGTGAAGGACAAGCCCTCTGTTTCCAACAGGGGCAGAGCTGTAGAGCAGAGCTGGGAAGCCTCAGCCTCAGgatagggaggtagggagggaacaAAGCAAGGGCTGGTCCGCATTCCTTTCCTCCAGCGCTGAGGCCTGGGGCCTTGGCAGTCTGCATAGTGGGCAGCCCTGAGCAACATGTCTTAGAATCCTAAAGGCACCAAGTTCCACTGGATTGTGCACCCCTTCCCCAAAGGCATTGGCTTGATTTCCCAATCTGAGATGTGAGTGACCTTGGGATCAGggtggaaaagggaagggggtttGCAGCTGTGCAGCATCAGCAACCACTGGAGATGTTCTGCAGCTGCTGCTGTCACTGTGCAGGACTAAGGCTCCGACTACCCACCCACTAGATTCAGCCAGATCCAAGCAGACCTCACCACCTTCCGCCGTCGGCTGCCCACGCCTCAAAGCAAGGCCCGCATCTCCAGGAGTGGGTGCTGGGGCTCCTGAGCTAGGACCTCCTAGTCTTCAGGCATGGCTTAATTAGAACCACCaccgttttatttatttagcttggGGTGGGAGGGGCGCTGATGCAAGCTGCCGtctgatatttaaattttataaaattgtttttgaaaatttcatacttCGTATTTTGATCTTTTGATCGTATTCAACCCCAAGTCCTctgatctctccctccctcactctctccctctctgtggctGAGCTGCAGCCACATCCAAAAGCAAGCTCCTTCGCAGAATGGCAGGGATAGACTCCGGACAGTGCTGCGCTTAGCAGAGCTCCTCCCTGTTTATGAAACTCAGGTGGGCCCGCACAAAGAAACGCTAGAGAACACCCTGAGGACGTGCTCGATCGCAGACTCTAGATTCTGAAGGTAGTAGGAAACTACCATTGGGATATTTAACCCAACATGCACTGCTGGCTGAGGTCACCTCCTGGAAACGATCTGtcctgcatgggggaggggcccTTGCAGAGGTGAGTCTGCCATTCTCCCCTCCTACACCCTACCTTTGTAGGAATGGGGCATGGAGACCGAAGCTTTAGAGGTGCTCCCGACCCAGATCCCAGTCAGCTGCCCCAGGCAGATAAGCACTTTTTATTGTTGGAGACCCTTTGTACTTCATTCAGGCTGCCCCAGAACTCCTGGTaattctcttgcttcagcttcccagaTGCTGGAATTTGATAGGAGTCTCTTAGCCTACCTCATCTGTGGCACTTTTACCTTGGCCCtataagcaacttggggaggtTTCCAGACGGCAAAATGAAGGCTGGAAAAGGTCCAGATGCTCGATTAAGCTCTCTCAGCTTGCACCCACTGACAGACAGCCTTCCAACCTCCGCTGTACAGCAGGACCCCTGGAACTCCAGGAATCGCCTCCAGTCCTTGAGATTTGGGCTTTACGTGTCTCGTCCACATTTACACTGACTGGTCTTTGAGGATCATCCCAGGTTGGGTAGCAGACTGAGGCTTCCTTCAGAAAATCCTGGGGTGGTCTAACCTGATATTgtcttggcttctttttctttttaaattatttattttatgtatgtgagtacactgaagctgtcttcagacacaccagaagacatcagatgccattacagatggtcatgagccaccatggggttgctgggaattgaactcaggacctttggaagaacagccaatgctcttaactcctgagccatctctccagccttttgagACCAGGATGACCTAACTCAAGAgagtcccctgcctctgccttcattACCATCATTATTATTGGAGGATACTTTCTGACTCTCCCACATAGCTATCCATCAAATCAGGACCCTGGATGGGACTGCGGAGCCCATCATGTACAGCGGGCTTTAACAGACAAGATATGCCCTTGTCTGGCCACATCCCTCTTCTATGAAGCACCTTTCCCTGCTTAAAGCTCATCATCGTGCCCTCTACATGGGTTccttgttgcaggatatttggtcacgctgtgaaccccaagatcttGTTATTTACTAGAAAAACCTGATTTTAGTTGTGGcatggctcagccttagcacacacccttagtccaagagctttctgcttgaatacTGTAAACAGAATCGATAAAGTCAACCAtaagtcaagaggcagagcaagcaaccagttgacaggaagtgaacagagaattattaagaaaaaaccatagagagtaagagggagtgaggaggatggatagagagacgCACAGGCATAGGAGGGATTTTAAGGACACAATCTTAAGGAGGTCTGTGTGAGAAGTGAGAGAGGCATTCTGTTGGCTGAGGagggtcagctgggtgctttttCTGTGTAGCGGACAGTTTTTtacccagcatctggctcccaagtcttCATTGGGAAAACGGAACTGCTGAGATTGTTAAAAacagcagctcctcctcctccactcccctttctccatcttgGTTTCACTGCCCCCCCCCAGCTGGCTCTCCTGTCCTGAGCTCAGATCTGTCCTACCAGATGCCACTGGGAGGATCTTCTTTTTTGGGTCTATTTCCCAGCTTCACAGAACAGAGTTATTTGAACTTTTCCTTAaatattcttcttcttcctttttcgtCTCTCCATATGAATTGTGACATCCACTGAGGCTGGTACCATATACTGAAGCATATGAGGACAGTAAGAGCTGCCATCGAGGTAGCATTCCTTTACCGAAAGGCCAGGTTTCAGTTCCCCATGAGCCTCTATCCCTCTTCTTAGGCAAGCCATTGAGGACGTTTGGTAGATAAAGGACAGACCCTTCTTCCCAGTGAGAGCTGGGAATTAGAGGAATTAGAACACAGGCCAAAGCTTGAGTGTGTAGCCAGTAAGAAGGAAGGTGAgaagtgctttttaaaagcatttatttcaaaaaataaaaccacagttaatttcacataaatatctgggaggggtgggaagggggtggaAGCAAGCCTGGCCCctacctcctcttctctttcacaCTGTATTGTAGAAGCAAAGGAGATGGctaaggagaaaagggagagaagaggtgagTGGGCTCTCAGCACCTGCCGGCCCCTCAGCTCCCTGTGCACCGTGCACCCGGCTTACCTTGCCGAACCAGCGGGAAAGCCATAGCTGCTTCATTGTCATGTGATCAGGGAGAACCTCATTGTCAAAAAGGAGCTGTACCTAAGAGGGAGTTGGGCACAGAAGACTTTTTGGTAGTGCTGGGCAGACATGTCTCTAgacactctccctctccctccccctcttccctccccctctccctctctgtatttatgttgtgtgtgtatctggggaggccagagaacaattcTGGGTGTTGTTCCTTGACTCcatccacttttttcttttctgagaaaggGCCTCTCATGGCTGGAACTCATCAAGTAGGGTAGGCTAGTTCCAGactctgctgggattacaagtttgCACTACTATactaggttgtttttgtttgtttgtttgtttgtttgtttactgactAAGCTATTCCAACAGACCGCTCTCTCACCTCTTTTGCTTCTGAAGACAAAACTCGTTCTCTGGAACCCagactggcttggaattcactatatagtctaggctagccttgaagcaATCCAGTAATCTTCCTGCTTGAGCTGCCATCCAGGTACAAGCCGGCAAGCCAGACAAGTCCTCCCCTTTCAGCCCCTGTTCTCCAAATAACCTAGTGGGTTTACTTACATGTTGTGGATTTAGCATTAGTCGGTGACACAGAACCCTTCGGAGATGGCGGACCTCAGCTCTAACAGAACATCGAACATACTTGTTCTAGGAACAGAGAAGGGCGGGAAGAGGACCAGTGTGTGAGGGAAAGGTTGCTACAAGTGGCTCCTTCAAAGAGGCCCTCCCTTCAGCCCCGCTCACCTGAAGGACATTTTTATTCTTGTCTTTGCCAGAACTGGATGGAAACAGACACAAGTTAGAGTATTCCACTTTTCCTGTCCCCTACCTAGTACACAGTATACACAGTACACTTTCTTCAAGGCAACAGACACTCCCTCACCCCTTTCCCCAAGTCCCTTAGCATCTGGGTCACCAAACCTCTGACCTGCCCCTCACCTCAGCCGCTCCAGGCATAGGCTCAGCTGCTCATCGTATCGATAATAGTGGGCTTTAGAGTGGTCAAAACTGCTGAAGGGGAGGCCAAGGTTGCTCAGGGCTGGCTCTGAGAAAAAGTAGATTTGGTGGAGGCTGGTACAGGTTCCATACCCTCTTTTCTCCAGAGAGCAAAAACCGGGCAAAAGAACTGCTCCGAGGGCTTTTacttgtccccctcccccaaatgacCACCAAGGACATACCTTCACCACTGGGCTGGGAGACTCTGTCCAAGCCTCGGGACTGATAGAATTCCCGAATCCGTTTCTCTTCACCTAAGAAGGGGTGAGGGGCGGCCATATTAATTCTCTTTGTCCTGGTTGTTGacctttttatctctttattttttgattCCCAACAAAACTGTTGGGAACAAAACTTCAAGGTGCCACCCAGCGTTAGAGTCAGGAGGCCCCACAAACATAAGGTGGCCACTCACTGTCTTGCAAGCCTGGTACTAGCTTATACACTATGTCCTGCATGACCCGATCCAGTTTGAGATTGAGCAACGGCTGCGTCTCGTGGATCTTGATGTTACACATGGGGCAGTACTTGCTGGTCTGCAGGTACTTCACGATACAACTTTTGCAGACTGTAAGAGGAGAAATGCAGATGCTCAGTCCCCTTGGGAACCGACACATGTGACAGAGAGCTTGGATGAGGACAGATCAGGATCCGGGACACTCACAGGTGTGGAGGCACTCTGTGATAGTGGTGGCGTCCACGAAGTAGCCCGCGCATAGGCAGCAAACGATGTGTTCATTCAGGTCTTTGATCTTCACCCGGACCTCCTCCTGCGGACACACCCTCAGTCACTCCCCACTGGTCTTGCAAGCCCTCCCCATCTCACCTCTGCACTTCCCAACTCCAGAGCAGTTTCAGTTTATTGGACTCGGTCGTAAGGCCCCCCGACAAGAGACTGGGGGAGTGAGCTCCCAGTACGCCCAGCAGAGGGCTCCGCGCACAGCGGGTGCTCTCTCTTCGCGGACCCGCTAGACTCTCTTTTCCTTCGGGAGACTAGACGCTGTCTGAGACACAACGCGCAGGCGTCCGAGTCCAGCATTTGGCAACCCTGCCAGAATCGCGCGTGCGTAACGCGCACCCCATTGCTGCGCAAGCGCACTGGGCGCCCATCCCGCCACCGCCCGTCCTCTCCTCTGTTTGGGTTCACACAGCTAACGGACCCTAGCAGTCATCCCACTG
Proteins encoded in this window:
- the Pcgf1 gene encoding polycomb group RING finger protein 1; this translates as MASPQGGQIAIAMRLRNQLQSVYKMDPLRNEEEVRVKIKDLNEHIVCCLCAGYFVDATTITECLHTFCKSCIVKYLQTSKYCPMCNIKIHETQPLLNLKLDRVMQDIVYKLVPGLQDSEEKRIREFYQSRGLDRVSQPSGEEPALSNLGLPFSSFDHSKAHYYRYDEQLSLCLERLSSGKDKNKNVLQNKYVRCSVRAEVRHLRRVLCHRLMLNPQHVQLLFDNEVLPDHMTMKQLWLSRWFGKPSPLLLQYSVKEKRR